The Lycium ferocissimum isolate CSIRO_LF1 chromosome 1, AGI_CSIRO_Lferr_CH_V1, whole genome shotgun sequence genome includes a region encoding these proteins:
- the LOC132065303 gene encoding uncharacterized protein LOC132065303 — translation MEQPEFIATNARAISLLYCAISGEEYGKISTFETTKEMWNKLEVTYKRTSTVRENKIDALQHDYETFMMKDDEDIESMFARFSKIICELKSLGVVYSHSQQVRTLVRGLPKAWEPRLLFWKMEIWTRLLMMNFEEI, via the coding sequence ATGGAACAACCGGAATTTATTGCAACAAATGCCAGAGCTATAAGTCTGCTCTACTGTGCAATAAGTGGAGAAGAATATGGAAAGATATCAACTTTTGAAACTACCAAGGAAATGTGGAACAAGTTGGAAGTAACTTATAAAAGAACTTCCACAGTTCGAGAAAACAAAATCGATGCGCTACAACATGACTATGAAACCTTTATGATGAAGGATGATGAAGATATTGAATCTATGTTTGCCAGGTTTAGTAAAATCATCTGTGAACTCAAGTCTCTTGGAGTTGTGTACTCACATTCTCAACAAGTAAGAACACTTGTCAGAGGATTACCAAAGGCTTGGGAACCAAGGCtattgttttggaagatggaaatctgGACAAGATTACTTATGATGAACTTCGAGGAAATTTAA